The Salvia miltiorrhiza cultivar Shanhuang (shh) chromosome 2, IMPLAD_Smil_shh, whole genome shotgun sequence DNA window TTAGGATGACGGTTGTTGGTGAAGTTTGGACTAATTTCATTAGACTTTTTTATGAATTGAAAGTAATTGACTTATTATTCTTGCATTTGGTTGTAATGTGTGTTAGTTTGTTTACTTTAATTGTCGTTAATTGTTGCCTAGGTTGGGAATTCATTTATTAgaattgttcttttttttttaatataaaattacaagtctctataaaagttttttttgttctaaataATCAAAAATCATGAGTTGGTGAAGTGGATAAGACCCTCATCCTTTCTTTCAAAGGTCAAGAGTTTGAATCCTATTGCTTACAATTTGATTTTTTTCGAATTTAATAATCTGTCTCAAAGTAAACcagttaaccgaattaaccgataTTTTTCTAATAAATTTAGAAATTGGGCATTAATCGGTTAATATCTAATTGGTTAACCGAAGTATTAACCGATTCGGTTACCGATTATGAAAAAGCCGCTTATCCGGTTTCGATTAACCGATAAACCGGTTTGGTTAAAATCAAACCGCACCGGTTACCAGCCCtagtggcagccggaattgacacctaagcaCATTTATGGcatgtaaaaaaaaatcctcCCCATCGTCTTCCCTCTTCTCCCACCCCATACCCTAATTTTCCCTCTCccacccgccgccgccacccCCTGCCACCACTGTTGGTTACTGGTCAGTGGTCAACTCTCTTTGTGACTGATCGACGCCCTCCCTGACGTTGTGCCCTTCGTCCATCTTCTATTCTCTCTCACGCGCACACAATCGACGGGAAGGTTGAGCCCTAGTTTTCTCGACTCAGGCGAAATTGTCGTCGCCGCCTGGTCTCGCTCGCCGCGCCGTTGCACTATCTCATCTCTCATGACGAAGATGAAGCCACCGCTACTCTGGATCGACTCTACTGCGTCCTTCCTGGTAGGGGatctgataacactcattttccatggtttttagtgttcttatgatgttaatttatagggaattgagtgtttgatgattgttttgtgtttaaattgttttatcttgtgaaatatgatatttgctcgtactttgatgaattttacagaaatattgaGTCCGAATTTGGAAAAACGATCTAAAataaaagttgtagttcgtATTGATACGAGTTCATAAGCATGAACGGATTGCAAATCaaagttcggacgagaaagatatagccgaaacaagaaagtcgcgcgctgTAGTGAATAGTATCCGACgggaattttcgaatttttggGAATTTTCaggattttcggattttctcagtattttcgagctctgtactgtatttatctcctgtgcctatatataggtcctttatTTGACCTATTAGATACATCTCTTCACCTTTTTTCTTCcccttttcatatttttcagttctAGCTTAGAATTTTAtagctttcatagattagatttattttttcCAAGATTCAAGATTCCAGCTATTCATCCTGAATTCTTTctgggttttatctattttatttatttctattgctttcttttaattatgcttttgatttattttgctttgtctggctagttctttaatcTAAACGTAGGGTTTGTACATAATTGATTAAATATGTGAacttgatttattgatatcaatttgccctccagcttgtgattcatgattcatggtgcttgatttcttgtgaattacctgatcaataatttacttgcctagctgttcagtttgagtcttgaatgtgataattgttcagccgattcaggaatgcatgatatagtgtttaaccttgagtcttgaatgcgataagtGAAGCTATatgaagctattctttgtgtgttGTTGGGAtcgagttaatttattcctttgagtcttgaatgcgataagagatttattaatctacgttcatatgTGTTCGTTAGATAAGCTTATGAATAGTGTTGTGATCTTTCATCATGGctagattaaattggtaattgataATCAATAGATTGAATACATGTGTTTGATTAATgatagtacatccctagggtcagagctgtttattatttgatttattccCTTGCATTATTTACTTTgcgtaattttaattttaattcgtTCATCATTGGTATGCTTGCCTGAATATTGTGATAGTCTAAATTGGGATTACTTAGGGTAGTTTCGTTTATCAGTCCATGTGGATATGATATTCGACTTACTGTTTattactacaattacactgtgtcagttgcggtatttttgttgctaataaattagtgatcaggaTCGCCGCACAGCCGCTGCTATTCCAGAAATCTGTGAGGGTCGCCGCTGAGGCGCTGCTGCTCTGTCTTATTAACGTCGTCGGCGCCGCGACCTTCTAATTCTGGCGGCATCGCCACCTATTCCATGTGTTTCCCCACTCTGTTCTCTAGGCTAAGTATGTCAAATATCGACTCGAAATGTTGAGGAATAGCAAGCAAGCTGCAGCCGGCCGGTGGTGGCGGCAGGGGGTGGCGTCGACGGGTGGGGGaggggaaattagggtttggagTTGGGGGTAAGGGGGAAGACGATGGAGGGGTTTCTACATGTCGTAAATGTGTTTAagtgtcaattccggctgccatcGTGTCATTTCCGACTGCCACCATGTCATTTCCGGCGTcagcgtaagaaaaaaccgatCATCGgataaaaatcaaacaaaaataaaaggttatTGATTTAGAAGTCGATTTTCAGATCTTGTGTAATAACCAATTTCTGaaaaacgttatggatttacagacaACTACCCCAAATTTAGAATATCACTAAAGTGGGAACTCTAGCAAATTTTATGTATGAAAGCTTACAAGAATggtaaaaattaattcatttagaAATCCTTTGTATCTAAACATTACAACAACTTGAAATGTGGTCTAATACAATatgggtgcgtttactttgatggaaaacgagaggaaaaaatatatttcccCCCATTTTTAATCAtttcacatgtttattatgatgaaaaatattCTTCGGACAAGGTGGAAAACTTTCTCGGGCAGCCGAATTTTCACTtattttctctccaatgttggataatattatcttatgGTAAggatgtgaaaatatttttcaatattttcttatcttttcatttctagtaaacatatgataaaaataaaagagaggaaaagataatattttctcattgttttttatccatcatttttcaataaaaatttacGATCAAATTAAACGCACCTAAGAGCACCCGCAACGACCCTACTCGAACGCTTACTCGAGTAGGGCGTTGCGGGGTGGCCTTACTCGAGGCCTGCTCGAAGACTCGAGTATACACGAAGGGGGAGAGAGatatggcgcgtgcaatgcacgcgccttaataataataataaaaaatttgaattttgaaaaaaaattggctgTTGTATTTCCTTCTCCTCaacacggatacgacgcacatgtCGGACGCACAAAGgtcattgcacgcgtccatggtcgccgacgtgctcaagcgtcgtggtctagactaggattttaattatgtaattttactaatgttattttaatttttatttttatgtaatttttaggacttttaatttaatggagtttttaattattagaaaaaatatgttatttaaatttgagtaaaattaatttaaatgaaaagcataaaaatcaaaactaaaaaaatcaagtaggctatcaagtaactccaatgcagcactacttactcaatgtggtcccccactatcaagtaggcaagtaagcccattgcggatgctctaagtcattgtacaaaaataatttaaagctCAATTTATCCCTTCTtttccataataataatatggatCGATATATTCAAAGCTAAAATGATCTTTATTCAGTAGAATCCATTGAAAGTCGAGATTTAATAATTCAATTATGGTTTTCTCCTTACATTATTATTAATAGTAAAGCTAGACATAATGTCTATTTAGTATTATATCAGAAAATTCATGTCAGCCGTGGTTTATCGTCCGGTGAACCTTCACCAGGAGATCCCTCGCCGCCGTCCGAGGGACCTTCGGGTGGGCTGTCATCACCACCGCCTCCGCCTGCACCACCTCCTCCTCctcggccgccgccgcctcctcctcgaccgccgcctccgcctcccATATGACAATCCTTGCTGCAAATGCACTTGAAGAATTTGCAACGCCCAATTGCGAATCCTTCAGTCTCACAAATTGTCCCACAATTGGAACTGCTAAAGCAAGCGCCACTGAATAATCTGCTCGGCGCCTCACACAGAGCAGCTTCGCTCAGTATTcccatcatttgctctgccgTTTCGTATCCATACATAAGAGACAAATGATCAACAAACTTGTCAATAGGAAAACATTGATTTGGAACATACACATAAGtatattcatataaaaaaaaaacaagatttAAATGTACGGCATATGGGATCATCTGTTTTAATTGTTATAAtttaaagatatatatatatatagttaactAGCTAGGTTCACTAAACTAAttttgatttataattattttttctatttattatatatataattaaatacccTAACTTTAGATTAATCAATTAaccttaataattaattatatatataagtcaaaccccactgctcccccgtTTAATTAAGTCCCCAAGGGAACACCAAGcagtgcgacctcctgtgtgtaaacagtgaggtcccgggttcaaacccctatgctccccctccccaactcccccaagtaaaaaaaaaaggtctTGTAATTAAATTTGGTTTTTAGAGATAAATATTAATCAAGatattaatgttttttttttcataataaatatttagaaaataatgagACACGGTGAGACATAACAAATTCCTAGATAATTATAAAGGATCTCCTACAGATAGCTGCATACAAAAACTACCCCTCGTTTAACCTTAATTGAGGAATTGTACAcactaattgaatttatttacagaTGAACCGTGCAGTAGGATGCATTGGAGTATGCTCAATAACTAAAGACTTACAAACAATTAAAagccaaaaagaagaagagagaagactGAAATACTTACGTAAAAGCAAGAGATGGAGAAGTAGAAGCTGGAATTTTTGGATGCTAGCCATGTTGGAAGTGAAGTTTGAAACTGTGATTATGTTCAAAAGGGACCTGCGAATTTTATAGTGGAAGAAATGGTCGATGCATTACGCCTTTTCACTATGAAGTGAAGTATGCATTGACAACAATTTCCCATGAGTTCTATGTTATGTAATTCTATTTTCATAATAGTGCAAATCTTAGTTATAGTTTTTGGGTCATATATTAGATTAGAAAATTGGTGTGGTTTATAGATATATTAGACCTTATAGAGTTATAGGCACATAATTAGTATTGTTctcatttcatattttaattgcaGCACTCGCGAGGTCTCCACGCCCGCTggctttgtggatttcaactcCGAGAAATTCACGATAAATTCttgctaattcattaaaaatccgaccaaaaattcattcaaaatcatgaaaaatccgtgagaattctatagacttttaaaatccacgaacttttaaaatctatataagtcttgaactaatacacccccctaaaagTAAGacacactaaattgtgggacagaggatctcatcATCTATGAACATGTCTTATAATTTTGCCAACATCAACTCTCAAGCCATATGCTCAATTCATTATTCGATTCATATAAGACAACACCAAAAGAAGAACAAGTACGTACGAAAACATATGCTCTCTCCAACCCCCAATTTCATGCCTCattttgaaggaatattaaattgaattaacgttccgtttgcccgatgatcgtttcttggattattattaatctatcatacaacgattaatcctaacatgctcctatgaatttaacagctgcacacaggtgttaggatttacttacttgtgaattggatgcacagatgattgatgatcgtatcgaacaactccagttctgatcttctagactgtatcccgctctagtctcaccgttggatggacaacgagctgtgagaaaacccaagacagaaagcttcccacgtttcctgcgcctctctcagttctcaaaccctaattattaTTAGTGTGTGTATTTTCTGAGAACTGACAGCTGTATTAAAAAATACAGAAGGGGGGAGGCGCCAGTTTCTAGGGTGTTGGGCGATTTCTGCCTTTCTCTGGGCTGGGAggctttgggccagtccagggaccaaatacaaggaataaagatgggcctcaaataaattaatttatctatggtcagcccagaccataattaatttataaatattagttcattccactagagaaccaatattgacttacccctttattaccggtgatgagtcggggcttgtatttagacttattaaatcctcatatttaaaatatccgacatccattaattaattagagctctgacagcctaaattaattaatctctttgtaatctgatgaggagtgatatgtgcatagtagggaaatggtgtaaaccagagaagtcatcctcgccagaggaatcgcatctgacagagaagtcatcctcgccagaggaggcgtatttgccagagaggtcatcctcgccagaggagtcgtgtttgccagagaggtcatcctcgccagaggagtcgtgcttaccagaggagtcacctccGCCAGAGACATCaacatcgccagagaagacgccatcgccagagaagacattttcaccagaggagtcactaaaagcgcggggaggtctcccgcgtaaaaccgaaattactatcttacccttcaatgtgttaaaggggcttaagcccaattatcttagggaatgggcttgaggccctaaggctttatttacatgcttataaatagagacttagtagTAGGTTAGAGGAGGATCTCAtctcattattcattcatctcttgtaaaatgtaattctctcgAAGTATAGTGGAAAAACCCCcaacaccccgtggacgtaggtcttctcgaccgaaccacgtaaatccggtgtcgtttactgctttctagtttaggtgttggtttctcgtttcaccaactggcgccgtctgtgggaaaatcgagctaaggcgtgagattcGTTATTTTTCCAATCACTGTTCATCACTGTTCATCACTGTTCGTCACTGTTCatcgaaagaagaaaaaatttcCAGATCTCGATTAGGGGTTTTCCAAAAAATTTCCAGATTCCGGCGGAAGGAGAGGGGACAGCTCGGAAAAAATCATCTCCAGTTCCAATCGACCTTTAGCTCCACCCATATGAAAGTTTTCTTAAAAATCCCAGCTCACGAAGTTCTCCGATCGAAGATCCCAAAGTCTGGAAAACATAGGCTCGAAATTTTCTTCGATTTGCAGCTGATGTCTCTCTTTGAGTCGGCGGCTATCGTCGCCTCCCCTGTTATCTCTTACGAGATCATCCGCCCCTTCTTCATCACCGTGAATCACCGCGCAGCTCGTCGATGGTTTCACCACCGTGAACTACTACGAAGCTTGCAGGCGTTCGATTTAAAATTCTCCATATCCGCCGGCAGCATCCGCCGCGACATCCAAGAAATCCAGAAGCCCAACAATCGCTGCACCAACAGCAATCGAAGCTCGCCGTTTTCCATCACCATCTCCAATTCAGATCCAATCGAAGCTAAGTTATCCCTGCCTTTCTCTAAATTCGATCTGGTATTGAATCAATTAGGGAATGAGGAAAATCGAAATTGCAATTGTGTTGATTCTTTACTACGAACTGCTACTATCATTTTCGAAGCCTttttgaaatctaacttaggtTTTACGACGTAGATGATGATTCAGCAATCAAGGGGAACCCATGGACTTCAGGCCCGTTTTGGCAGCTGATTTTGGGGGAAAAAACAGCAGGAAAATTCCCAAAATCTCAGATGAATTGTGGCAAACCCAGAGTTATAGCTATGGCAAACAGTCATCTCGCAGCCGGGAAAGTAATGTCATGATTCGGTGACAACAACAGCCAATCGCTGTGACGATTCTTGCTCAAATCCTTAGTATTATGGCTTAACAGCGTGCCAATCTCCGCCGGAGCTACGTTGTCGAGGGAGGAATCTCAAAGTCCCCAGCTATGTTATTGTTCAGATTTAGATAACAGAAGATCGGGTGTGCTGGCCTCAGCCACCAGTTCAAGCCGGGAGAGAAAGGGTTCGAAGATGAGCCGGGGGTCTGTAGCAGGTTGCTAAGCCATGATCTGGAGACTGCTGTGGAACATAAGCAGCTACGTTTTCATTTCTAATTCTTGAAATCCTATAACTGATAAGCTAAGTGTATTATCATAATCTGTTCGTGAGACCCGTATGTACGCTCGGGTTCATTACATATTTGAGTTGATTGAAATCTTCTTTCGGATATGTGTTGATCGTGTATGCTTGGCTTGTTGCATGATATGCCCGTGAAGTGTTGCTAGGCTCTACAATATGATCTTGGGGTTGAGTTAACTATATCTTGGAGTTGATTAATGGTGCTAGGCTCTACAATATCATGCATGTTTGGATACCCCTGCTCCATGATGCTTTTGGTTTCTTACCAAGAAAAACCTTTTTGTGGGTTTACAAATACTAGTGTCTTGATACTGTGCTTGTCTGTTCCATAGCTACACATGTTTATGTGATTTTTGGGAAAGTTAAGAGGAATGATGATCATGTTGTTTTGATTAATGCAAGGATTTATTCGCTGCTTGGGAAACTTATTTGCATATGGTTTTTGGGACTTGATATTGTTGAGATATAACTCTGAACTTGGGAGTGATTTAGCTATGATTTTTGCTCTGATTTTTGGGGATTAATTCTGTCATTTTGTTGGACTAACTTAGCCTTGATTTCGCATTAATTGTGAGTTCAGGACCACCAAGACGGGTATTTCAACATTATGAGTTGAAAGCACTACGATCGCTTGGCCGAGACAAATATGGTTTATTCATGGGAGCTCTTGACAAAAGGGGACAAATGACAGCTCCGCTAGTTACTTGCTCGGGTCCTAAGCTCAACTTTTGGGGAATGTTATAGCATCAAGACAGGGCTGCTGAACACACTCACAAAAAAGAGATTAATCGTGACATGGTTTTTTGGGTTAAAGACATTATTGAATTCGTGGTTTCATATCATATGCACTgacaaataattattgtttatcCATTATACTTTCTCTTTGAGAATCGTGATTTCAGGATTGTGAATTTCAGCCATTGGGATACAAATATTCTAATTTATGTGTCATTTTTGGGGATTCTCACAACTTTTATTCGATGGAATAAATGTTTAGGGCGGCACTGTTGCTTGGGAAAAGGAAAGCGTACACTTCTTTACTTGTTAATTGATTTACAGCCCTATCTCTAAGGGCcctcatattttactaatatatATGTGCTCAAGAATTTTTGTAGCACAGGATAAACAAATTTGAGGAATGATTTGAACAATTATGGTAAATACCATAATGTAAAACAGGGCAACCCACtagtaagtggtaattcaggtcactactacaaaagtttacatacataacagtacatagataacggtttttttcaaaaaccgttatctatgagcgcacttttaggaatagataacggttttgaaaaaatccgttatctatgtactgttgtctatatccatagataacggtttttgaaaaaccgttatgtttttgcgttatctattagttgcatacataacggtttacaaaaccgttatgtaaccgttatctatgaccatcttttataacggtttattcataacgttaaagaaccgttatgtataagagtcatttacaacggttttggaACCGTTATCTTTGAGCGTATCTAAAAACTGttgtgtataattttttttattaatttttttttattaatttttttaaaattatattatattatattaaaaaataacatataaattgtttatcctaaaatctgaatttattcctagatatagactttgaaaaataaaaaaatcataacattttttattaaaaatctaaattagaaatctaaataccaaaaattgaatattaaaagtgaaaaaaagaaaaagacaaaTCCTTATTTCTCTTCAAAATTTCCCCCAATCTCTTCAAAAATTTTCTCCAATCCCGCGCTGAATCCAATCCTGTCTCCTCCCTGTCTCTCGACTCCCTCTCTCCCCTCTCAactccgccgccggcgccgctgccctGCACCGGCCCGTCGCCGCCCACCCTCGCTGCTGCCCCGCGCCCTAGTTCTTCTCTATTCGATTGGTTGAGCCCTAGTTCTTCTCTGTTCGAAACAACCCAGCCGTCGCCATCTCAGGAAGACCGGCGAGCTACGCGACCTAGAGCCCGCCCATCGTTGCTGGTGGTCCGAGGATCGGCGAGCCGATGGTGTTCTACGGCCGGTtctcttctcaactccacataaTCGAGGCAGGAAAGGGGGAAAGCCCTAATTCTCTAATTTGCAATCGAGAGCAGATGAGGTTGATAATTGGGCGTCGAACAAGAGTTTTgccccttctccctctctctacctCCTCTCTGCGCCGCCTTTGTCTCCGGCGAGCAGCCGCTAGCCGCCACCTTCTCCAACCTGGCGTCGCCCCCCATCCCCATCACCCCTCTCTCGCTTCCACCACCACggtatactctctctctctctctccattttctatatgtatttctatctttgcgtaatttttgaatttgggcagaGCAACCTCCATCGTCGGCTCAGCGCCCACCACCGCTCCAATCGCACCACCACTACCCCTGGCACCTGCCTCCAGCCTCTGACTCCGACAACAGTCGCCCTCATTCTTCAGGTAACAACTAAATGAAATTGAAGAGTGCATTAGGTAGCAAATTTTAGGGCATTTTGGAATCGAATTTTAGGGATTTATGGCTTGAATTTTCGctagtttttttttctcatcTCGAGGTCGGTCGTTCTGGAAATTGAGTCAACTGGTATGACTACTCGATTTGTTTTTGGTGAAAGTGATTTTCATTTTGAATTGGCATGGAGTTTTAGTTCTGTTGGTTTCATCTTTCTGAAAAATCAGTGCGGAATCTGATTTTATCTTTGAATGTTGCTTCTGCCAATTTCGCTGCACATAGTTAGATATTCATGTCTACGCTTTCTGATTTGATGAAGTTTCCTTCTTATATTGAgttatatagtgttgaataatgatattttaaaaattagtaaaatttttataggatacattaaatcaacacctaaGATCTcataaatatcagccatatgatacattaaatcaactcCTATatatcaatctaagatctcattgtaaccattccctatatagggtgtatatattatgtatgtttgtgtgtgtgtgtaatttgCTGAACGAAGTGCATTAATGGCTTAAACTTTCTGTGCATAATCATCCATGCTTATGATTGTTTCAAACTGCGTTTCAACTTTGTGTGCTCTATATTCCAAACCTTTGGATGATTTGAATTTAAGTGAAACTTTGGGAAGAATAGAAATAATAGAATAATGTTTGAGAAAGAAGCGACTCAGGAGCATAAAACATTCCACACAGTAGGACAACTGCATCTACTACAGATAGATGTTGCCGAATGGGAGCAGCGCCTCCGCTTGGTCCGCACACTTGACATCTCTCCTACAATAACATATGTTTAAGATTGTTCGCAATAATTGAATATCATGGAGAATATGTGCTATATGTTGGATGTTTTTCCACACTTGTAGGTGattgtttcatttttctttcactGCATATTCTAGGAGCTCGCAAGAACAGCAAGCTCAGTCACGGCTGCACCAAATTTCCACGGATTCATGGTGTTCGCCTTCTGTTGTTAGTTCACCCAGCTCTTCGCTCCCGGGGGCACCTGGTGGTTCTTCCAGCAGCGTAAACATGACACGACCCACGGATCGACCTAACTCCTTATCAAATGTTTCACCTGTAGAGGCAGCAGGCATCATTGCCCTATTAGAAGGCAAAAGGCAAGCAACCTATTTTATTACTTTATACTATTAGTTCATCACT harbors:
- the LOC131007963 gene encoding uncharacterized protein LOC131007963 encodes the protein MKVFLKIPAHEVLRSKIPKSGKHRLEIFFDLQLMSLFESAAIVASPVISYEIIRPFFITVNHRAARRWFHHRELLRSLQAFDLKFSISAGSIRRDIQEIQKPNNRCTNSNRSSPFSITISNSDPIEAKLSLPFSKFDLSNLHRRLSAHHRSNRTTTTPGTCLQPLTPTTVALILQFSFTAYSRSSQEQQAQSRLHQISTDSWCSPSVVSSPSSSLPGAPGGSSSSVNMTRPTDRPNSLSNVSPVEAAGIIALLEGKSVDELRKLLSDKNSYQNLLLSLEPVKTHNRVRDELRNETLQLARDNLEKEPLIVELRNQCRIIRTTELAAAQEKLHELERKKEDVLKFYSPSSLVHRLQEAMNETEDESEALHRQLLDRELDITAFLQKYKKMRGPKRASKIRKLFNLNKEDDVRKYVNTYRRTFTTKSGNKVSKAPKSGDEKVIGGLSCLMSEIGQAVGIILQLF